A single genomic interval of Candidatus Acidiferrales bacterium harbors:
- a CDS encoding sugar ABC transporter permease: MKNDSAEKMSSRAFFDTERISPNTFAYILMVPAALVMFGVVIYPFFYNVLLSFSNMSLRHFKDWHIIGFRQYGEVFSEKIFYSVFFKTLVWTFVNIFFHVTIGVALAIILNRKLFGKGAIRTLLILPWAIPQVIVALTWRSMFNYEYGAINLFIAQYFHMTPIQWLGKPLEAFSACIITNIWLGFPFMMTIALGGLQSIPRELYEAADIDGATGWQKFWTVTAPLLRPVMIPAITLGIIWTFNNVNIIWLVSNGGEPSDQTHILVSYVYKAAFNLYRYGYAAALSMVIFAILLIFSLFFLNRTRASEAAY, from the coding sequence GTGAAAAACGATTCGGCAGAAAAGATGTCATCGAGAGCTTTTTTTGACACGGAGAGAATTTCTCCCAACACATTCGCCTACATTCTCATGGTCCCGGCGGCGTTGGTAATGTTCGGGGTCGTCATCTATCCTTTCTTCTACAACGTCCTGCTGTCGTTTTCCAACATGAGTTTGCGCCACTTCAAAGACTGGCATATTATCGGCTTCAGGCAATATGGAGAAGTATTCAGCGAGAAAATATTTTATTCGGTTTTCTTCAAGACGTTAGTCTGGACTTTTGTCAATATTTTCTTTCATGTTACAATCGGAGTTGCGCTTGCAATAATCCTGAATAGGAAACTTTTTGGAAAGGGTGCGATTCGTACTTTGTTGATCCTGCCCTGGGCAATTCCACAGGTCATTGTTGCTTTGACATGGCGCAGCATGTTCAATTATGAATACGGTGCGATCAATCTTTTCATCGCGCAATACTTCCACATGACGCCCATTCAATGGCTGGGGAAGCCTCTTGAAGCGTTCAGTGCCTGTATAATAACAAACATCTGGCTCGGCTTTCCTTTCATGATGACGATTGCACTCGGAGGACTCCAGAGCATTCCGCGGGAGCTTTACGAGGCTGCCGACATCGACGGCGCTACCGGCTGGCAGAAATTCTGGACGGTCACCGCCCCTCTACTAAGGCCGGTTATGATACCTGCAATAACGCTCGGCATAATCTGGACATTCAATAACGTAAACATAATCTGGCTTGTGTCGAATGGAGGCGAGCCATCAGACCAAACTCACATTCTCGTTTCGTACGTTTACAAAGCGGCATTTAACCTTTACAGGTACGGTTACGCCGCAGCATTGTCTATGGTAATCTTTGCGATACTACTTATTTTCAGCCTGTTCTTTTTGAATAGGACGAGAGCGTCGGAGGCAGCGTACTGA
- a CDS encoding sugar ABC transporter permease, with the protein MKSEVKRLALNGVKGQKSKSQIVNLKSKISNLILYFLLLGFTLVVLYPIINVFSISLRPSDRLLSTSLRVIPADASFHSYKVLFTQTPFIHWFFNSVIIAVVVTLTGVALASTAGYAFSRFDFYGKKSAMVGLLVTQMFPPTMLLLPMYIMLLKLHLINSYLGIIVIYTSTALPFCVWQMKGYYDTIPFSLEEAARIDGSTRWGAFTKVVLPLAAPALVITALFSFMTAWAEYVVAAQVLQDTSLFTLPLGLKQFESSMSTEWGLYAAGSLIISIPAVALFLFLSRWLISGLTLGSVKG; encoded by the coding sequence ATGAAATCAGAGGTCAAAAGGCTTGCCCTGAACGGAGTGAAGGGTCAAAAGTCAAAATCCCAAATTGTAAATCTTAAATCTAAGATTTCAAATCTCATTCTTTATTTCCTTCTTCTCGGCTTCACCCTTGTCGTTCTTTACCCGATCATAAACGTCTTCAGTATTTCACTGCGTCCGTCAGATAGATTGCTGTCGACTTCATTGAGAGTGATTCCCGCCGACGCTTCGTTCCACTCTTACAAAGTTTTATTCACCCAGACTCCCTTCATACATTGGTTCTTTAACTCGGTTATTATTGCCGTCGTCGTGACATTGACCGGAGTGGCGCTTGCATCGACTGCCGGTTACGCCTTCAGCCGATTCGATTTCTACGGGAAGAAAAGTGCGATGGTCGGACTTCTTGTGACTCAGATGTTTCCGCCGACGATGCTCCTTCTGCCGATGTATATCATGCTTCTCAAGCTGCACTTGATAAACAGCTACTTAGGGATAATTGTCATTTACACTTCGACTGCGCTGCCGTTTTGTGTCTGGCAGATGAAGGGATATTATGACACCATTCCTTTCAGCCTTGAAGAAGCCGCGCGAATCGACGGATCGACCCGCTGGGGAGCGTTTACGAAAGTTGTGCTGCCGCTCGCGGCCCCAGCCCTCGTAATAACCGCGCTTTTTTCATTCATGACCGCGTGGGCCGAGTACGTCGTTGCGGCTCAGGTGCTCCAGGATACGAGTCTGTTCACTCTTCCTCTTGGATTGAAACAATTCGAATCGAGCATGTCGACGGAGTGGGGCCTTTATGCGGCGGGTTCTTTAATTATTAGCATTCCCGCCGTAGCTTTATTTTTATTCCTGAGTCGATGGTTGATCTCCGGACTGACGCTCGGCAGTGTAAAAGGATGA
- a CDS encoding MFS transporter, with amino-acid sequence MKKPRLSFWQIWNMSFGFMGIQFGFALQNANVSRIFETLGAKIDAIPILWIAAPITGLIVQPIIGHMSDKTWNKLGRRRPYFLTGAILASAALFIMPNSPVLWVAAGMLWIMDTSINISMEPFRAFVGDMLPSEQRTIGFSMQSFFIGIGAVVASALPYIMTNWFGVSNTAPEGMIPVSVKLSFYVGGIIFFAAVLWTVIRSKEYPPEELKRFSVEGGMPRRETNPIAHSKFLKNGIVWTIIGILLFLIFFYFIYMDYGLGVFFGGIAAFGLLQIAAGLITKRNGAETGLVVVMNDLFKMPKTMVQLAYVQFFSWFALFAMWIYTTPAVAHHIYGATDTASALYNDGANWVGVLMSVYNGFAAVMAFVLVWLAKKTSRKSVHAISLLCGSLGLMSFYVIKDPKLLLVSELGIGLAWASILAMPYAILTGSLPAEKMGTYMGIFNFFIVIPQITAAAILGFFVRSLFRGEAIYALLLGGLSLVAAALLVMKVEDRA; translated from the coding sequence ATGAAAAAGCCTCGATTGAGTTTCTGGCAAATATGGAACATGAGCTTCGGGTTCATGGGAATCCAGTTCGGCTTTGCGCTTCAGAATGCGAACGTCAGCAGGATATTTGAGACGCTCGGCGCGAAGATAGATGCCATTCCGATTCTATGGATCGCGGCACCGATCACCGGCCTGATCGTTCAGCCGATAATCGGCCACATGAGCGACAAGACGTGGAACAAACTCGGCAGGCGGCGCCCGTATTTCCTGACCGGGGCGATCCTGGCTTCCGCCGCTTTGTTCATCATGCCGAACTCGCCGGTCCTTTGGGTTGCGGCGGGAATGCTCTGGATCATGGATACGTCGATAAACATTTCGATGGAGCCTTTCAGGGCTTTCGTCGGCGACATGCTGCCGTCGGAACAGAGGACCATCGGATTTTCCATGCAGAGTTTCTTCATTGGCATCGGAGCTGTCGTCGCTTCTGCACTTCCGTATATCATGACGAACTGGTTCGGCGTGAGCAACACTGCGCCGGAAGGGATGATACCTGTGTCCGTCAAGCTGTCGTTTTACGTTGGTGGAATAATCTTCTTTGCCGCAGTTTTGTGGACGGTAATTCGCTCGAAAGAATATCCGCCGGAGGAATTGAAGAGATTCAGCGTGGAAGGAGGAATGCCGCGCCGGGAAACAAATCCGATTGCTCACTCGAAATTTCTAAAAAACGGAATCGTCTGGACGATCATTGGCATTCTGCTGTTTCTGATTTTCTTTTATTTCATATACATGGATTACGGGCTCGGAGTTTTCTTTGGAGGCATAGCGGCGTTCGGATTATTACAGATTGCTGCGGGATTGATCACTAAGAGAAACGGCGCAGAGACCGGCCTGGTCGTCGTCATGAACGACCTCTTCAAGATGCCGAAGACGATGGTGCAGCTTGCGTACGTGCAATTCTTCTCGTGGTTTGCACTCTTTGCAATGTGGATATACACGACTCCGGCAGTTGCGCATCATATTTACGGCGCGACGGACACAGCCTCGGCTTTGTACAACGATGGTGCGAACTGGGTGGGCGTTCTCATGTCGGTATATAACGGCTTCGCCGCAGTCATGGCATTTGTGCTAGTCTGGCTCGCGAAGAAGACGAGCAGGAAGAGCGTCCACGCCATCAGTCTGCTGTGCGGCTCGCTCGGCCTAATGTCGTTCTATGTGATCAAAGATCCGAAGCTCCTCCTGGTTTCGGAGCTCGGGATCGGGCTGGCGTGGGCGTCGATTCTCGCGATGCCTTACGCGATACTTACAGGCTCGCTTCCCGCGGAGAAAATGGGGACGTACATGGGGATATTCAATTTCTTCATCGTCATTCCGCAGATCACAGCGGCGGCAATACTCGGTTTCTTCGTGAGGAGTCTGTTCCGTGGTGAGGCGATTTACGCTTTGCTGCTCGGCGGGCTGTCGCTGGTTGCGGCGGCGCTTCTTGTGATGAAGGTCGAAGACAGGGCGTAA
- a CDS encoding alpha/beta fold hydrolase: MKRFYSILIILTFTAVKLWAGNNEIKTQHISFSCSIDGKNYRLEAMLYFPSDSGNQHSLIIMTHGRNGPNPPIDKREVFRYRPLCEALANKGFVVMMLVRRGYGNSEGPDCEYLETAEESGLAGAQDVKAAADYMSTAPYASNGRVVVIGQSQGGWVALAASTLGIKGVLGTVNVSGATNFRRASGFSIRSSMVEDQLDNSAAAYGKSSKVPTLWIYAENDNHLPATVKRWFDSYKQGGGRGELVIKPAYGDNGHKIVGEPDLYIDDILNFFKEIGFSK, encoded by the coding sequence ATGAAGAGATTTTATTCCATCCTTATCATTCTGACATTTACGGCAGTGAAACTGTGGGCTGGCAACAATGAGATAAAGACCCAACACATCTCGTTTTCCTGTTCGATAGATGGGAAGAATTATCGCCTTGAAGCCATGCTCTATTTCCCTTCGGATTCCGGGAATCAACATTCGTTGATAATCATGACGCACGGGAGAAACGGACCGAATCCGCCGATCGATAAGCGGGAGGTTTTTAGATATCGGCCTCTATGTGAGGCACTGGCGAACAAAGGTTTTGTGGTGATGATGCTTGTGCGTCGCGGGTATGGTAATTCCGAAGGTCCGGATTGCGAGTATCTGGAGACTGCCGAAGAATCCGGTCTAGCAGGCGCGCAGGATGTGAAAGCCGCGGCGGACTATATGAGCACCGCACCTTATGCATCAAATGGGCGCGTCGTGGTCATAGGCCAGTCGCAGGGCGGTTGGGTGGCACTCGCGGCATCCACACTAGGAATCAAAGGAGTCCTCGGTACTGTAAATGTTTCAGGAGCTACGAATTTTCGACGTGCATCCGGGTTTTCAATAAGGTCTTCCATGGTTGAGGACCAGTTGGATAATTCGGCAGCGGCATACGGCAAATCATCGAAAGTACCGACTCTCTGGATCTATGCGGAAAATGATAATCATTTGCCTGCGACTGTAAAGAGATGGTTTGATTCATATAAGCAGGGCGGCGGTCGAGGAGAGCTCGTGATCAAACCGGCTTATGGAGACAACGGACACAAGATTGTCGGTGAACCCGATCTTTACATTGACGACATCCTGAATTTCTTCAAGGAGATCGGTTTCAGCAAATAA
- a CDS encoding DUF6790 family protein: protein MYILTVVLLAFVFPVISILTDVFLFKSASSTMYLVGKWFVFWGVGIRFFTAGLRQSITPRFTAEKIFGFKTDEPLVFVQELGFANISSGLLGILTIFDGNWILPSAIIGGSFYGLAGIKHLTRSGRSSTENVTTYSDLLMSIILLVYVARSII, encoded by the coding sequence ATGTACATACTAACTGTTGTTTTGCTGGCATTCGTATTTCCAGTTATCTCTATTCTCACAGACGTATTCCTTTTCAAAAGCGCATCGAGTACTATGTACCTCGTCGGGAAGTGGTTCGTGTTCTGGGGAGTCGGGATTAGATTCTTCACTGCAGGGCTGCGACAGTCGATAACTCCGAGGTTCACGGCGGAAAAAATATTCGGGTTCAAGACCGATGAACCGCTGGTATTCGTGCAGGAGCTAGGATTTGCAAATATATCGTCAGGATTGTTGGGCATCCTCACCATCTTTGATGGCAACTGGATCCTACCCTCAGCAATCATCGGCGGCTCCTTTTATGGTTTGGCCGGGATAAAACACCTGACAAGAAGCGGAAGGAGTTCCACTGAGAATGTAACGACGTATTCAGATCTTCTGATGTCTATTATCCTTCTGGTGTATGTTGCCAGGTCTATAATCTGA
- a CDS encoding transposase — protein sequence MKDYDYSTEGGYFVTMCVQNRECLFGEIVDSEMKTNRFGEIVRECWDDIPKRYQNVAIDEFVVMPDHVHGIIIIEDSGGAIHELPRLEQRKDELPRQTDKMMQRRQMLLPKIIGRFKMNSAKRINEIRNSPGERVWQRDYYEHVIRNEGELIRIREYISNNPARWLQDEKSV from the coding sequence TTGAAGGATTACGATTATTCGACTGAAGGTGGGTATTTCGTTACAATGTGTGTTCAGAACCGGGAATGTTTGTTCGGCGAGATTGTCGATTCGGAAATGAAGACGAATCGGTTTGGAGAGATCGTTAGAGAATGTTGGGATGATATCCCGAAGCGTTATCAAAACGTTGCGATAGATGAATTCGTCGTGATGCCAGATCATGTGCATGGGATAATTATCATTGAAGATTCGGGAGGGGCAATTCATGAATTGCCCCGACTCGAACAAAGAAAAGATGAATTGCCCCGACAAACAGACAAAATGATGCAACGACGACAGATGTTATTGCCGAAGATTATCGGAAGATTTAAAATGAATTCAGCAAAACGAATCAATGAAATAAGAAATTCGCCTGGTGAGCGTGTATGGCAGCGGGATTATTACGAACACGTCATCCGCAATGAGGGAGAATTGATTCGTATACGTGAGTATATCTCCAATAATCCGGCACGGTGGTTACAAGATGAAAAATCCGTGTGA
- a CDS encoding ATP-grasp domain-containing protein produces MNVALAFNVKKESTIEVESASSPSSPVPPSPNEISPQIEVDSEKKVIDKFAEWDTQETIDAVARALSLYHDVTLVEADENAYDKLRDGDFDIVFNIAEGMNGVSREAQVPAMLEFLGIPYTGSDPLTLAMCLDKSRTKEILSYHGIPTSKFVVANSFGEAAKASLRYPLFVKPLHEGSSKGIYNSSYVENPAALQREVERILNDYEQPALIEEYLPGREFTVALLGNGNELKVLPPVEIRFDSLPSEALPVYSYEAKWLWDTRESPIEVFKCPAPIDDSLSAKIEYVCRKTFEVLNCRDWSRIDLRLDGSGEPNVIEINPLPGILPDPEEHSCFPMASRAAGLDYDHMMNAVLDAALKRTGKL; encoded by the coding sequence ATGAACGTTGCTCTTGCCTTCAACGTCAAGAAAGAGAGCACCATCGAAGTCGAATCCGCCTCTTCTCCCTCCAGTCCTGTTCCACCATCTCCAAATGAAATCTCCCCTCAAATCGAAGTTGATTCCGAAAAAAAAGTCATAGATAAATTTGCCGAGTGGGATACTCAAGAGACAATAGATGCGGTCGCACGCGCGTTGTCCCTGTACCACGATGTTACCCTTGTCGAGGCGGACGAGAATGCCTACGACAAACTTCGTGACGGAGATTTCGACATAGTCTTTAATATCGCCGAAGGAATGAACGGCGTCAGCAGGGAAGCGCAGGTTCCGGCCATGCTTGAGTTCCTCGGGATACCCTACACCGGCTCCGACCCTCTCACCCTTGCGATGTGCCTTGATAAATCGAGGACAAAAGAGATTTTAAGCTATCATGGGATCCCGACCTCAAAATTTGTGGTAGCAAATTCGTTCGGGGAGGCGGCGAAGGCATCGCTGCGTTATCCCCTCTTCGTCAAGCCGCTCCATGAAGGTTCGAGCAAAGGAATTTACAACTCATCCTATGTGGAGAACCCGGCAGCTCTCCAGCGGGAAGTTGAACGGATACTGAATGATTACGAGCAGCCTGCGCTCATAGAGGAATACTTGCCCGGGAGGGAATTCACCGTCGCGCTCCTCGGTAACGGGAATGAGTTGAAAGTTTTGCCGCCGGTCGAGATAAGATTTGATTCGCTGCCGTCGGAAGCTTTGCCGGTATATTCTTACGAAGCAAAATGGTTGTGGGACACGAGAGAATCTCCGATTGAGGTTTTCAAATGTCCGGCACCAATCGATGATTCTTTGAGTGCAAAAATAGAATACGTCTGCAGGAAAACGTTTGAAGTTCTGAACTGCCGTGATTGGTCGAGGATAGATTTGCGCCTGGATGGTTCGGGCGAACCGAACGTAATAGAGATCAATCCTCTCCCGGGAATCTTGCCGGATCCTGAAGAGCATTCCTGTTTCCCGATGGCTTCAAGAGCCGCGGGTTTGGATTATGATCATATGATGAACGCAGTTCTCGATGCGGCATTGAAAAGAACAGGTAAATTATAG
- a CDS encoding ATP-grasp domain-containing protein: MPRKKKVCVIYDESALDITSELELAFNGKIAAEAKAALLDTSTTSVVEQVDTVAAVLAEAGYNVSTIITSPDMNQLIDKLREEKPDLVFNLCESIEGDSFQEMNVAGLYELLRIRYTGSNPLTLGSCLNKVRTKEILTFHKISVPPYRVFNSADEVARKKIGFPAIAKPIHEDASIGISNSSVVYDRDHLQTLLADMLKKFDQPILVEQFIDGREFNVAIVGNDEVVVLPTSEIDFTTMPQGYQHIVSYEAKWIPDSVEYKSTVPICPAKISRRLEQKIQNTAIKAYQVMGCRDYARVDMRVDKTGNVFVLEVNPNPDLSPSASGFARSAAALGWSYGRLINNIVQSAFKRRLG; the protein is encoded by the coding sequence ATGCCAAGAAAAAAGAAGGTGTGCGTTATCTATGACGAGTCAGCTTTAGACATCACGTCTGAACTGGAATTGGCCTTCAATGGAAAAATAGCTGCAGAAGCGAAGGCTGCTTTGCTCGACACATCAACGACAAGCGTCGTCGAACAGGTCGACACCGTTGCTGCGGTGCTGGCTGAGGCGGGTTACAACGTTTCGACGATCATCACCAGCCCGGATATGAACCAGCTTATCGACAAACTTCGCGAAGAGAAGCCGGACCTGGTTTTTAATCTATGCGAATCTATCGAAGGTGACTCGTTCCAGGAGATGAATGTCGCGGGTCTCTATGAACTGCTGCGCATACGATATACCGGAAGCAATCCGCTGACACTCGGAAGCTGCCTGAACAAAGTCAGAACGAAAGAAATTTTGACTTTCCACAAGATAAGTGTGCCACCATACAGGGTTTTCAATTCCGCCGATGAAGTGGCGCGGAAGAAAATAGGTTTTCCCGCTATTGCGAAACCGATCCATGAAGATGCCAGCATCGGAATTTCGAATTCGTCCGTCGTATACGATCGCGACCACCTGCAGACTTTGCTCGCCGACATGCTGAAGAAATTCGATCAACCGATCCTTGTAGAACAATTCATAGACGGCAGGGAATTCAATGTTGCAATTGTCGGAAACGATGAAGTCGTTGTGCTCCCGACATCCGAGATAGATTTTACCACGATGCCTCAGGGGTATCAGCACATCGTCTCTTACGAAGCGAAGTGGATCCCTGATAGTGTGGAATACAAGTCGACGGTTCCGATTTGTCCCGCCAAAATAAGCAGGCGGCTCGAACAAAAAATTCAGAACACTGCGATCAAAGCTTATCAGGTGATGGGCTGCAGAGACTACGCCAGGGTTGACATGCGGGTTGACAAGACAGGAAATGTGTTCGTACTGGAAGTGAATCCGAATCCTGATTTGTCGCCGAGCGCTTCCGGGTTTGCACGCAGCGCCGCAGCCCTCGGCTGGTCATACGGCCGGCTCATAAACAATATTGTGCAATCAGCATTTAAGAGACGGCTTGGTTAG
- a CDS encoding GNAT family N-acetyltransferase, which yields MVRIRPTIREDYESILDILKRTDYFTAEEIKIADELLGSFFTQSLESGYWTYTAVNDKVVGYICYGPVPLTDGTYDVYWVAVDPALQGQGIGTELLNFAEDDISRHKGRLITIYTSSQEKYLPTRSFYLKRGYHEGARVRDYYRPADDLVIYVKQISED from the coding sequence TTGGTTAGAATCCGACCCACCATCCGGGAAGACTACGAATCTATCCTGGATATCCTCAAGAGGACAGACTACTTCACGGCTGAAGAAATAAAAATCGCCGATGAACTGCTCGGCTCCTTTTTTACGCAATCTCTCGAAAGCGGATATTGGACTTACACGGCGGTGAATGACAAAGTTGTCGGGTATATATGTTACGGCCCTGTTCCGTTAACCGATGGCACTTATGACGTCTATTGGGTAGCGGTCGATCCGGCTCTTCAAGGACAGGGAATTGGAACGGAGCTGCTGAACTTTGCCGAGGATGATATATCGAGGCACAAAGGGAGACTGATAACCATTTATACAAGTTCACAGGAAAAGTATCTTCCCACACGGAGTTTTTATTTGAAGCGGGGTTATCACGAAGGCGCCAGAGTACGCGATTACTATCGGCCTGCGGATGATCTCGTAATATATGTAAAACAAATTTCGGAGGACTAA
- a CDS encoding KamA family radical SAM protein translates to MELWQQMLRQSIDSADDLVKKFNFDQETAERLNSLFHIRINPYYLNLIRYPGDPIWLQCMPDGKELEDDGLPTDPLNEDHDSPVPSITHRYPDRVLFLVTSQCSMYCRFCTRKRKVSDSTKISMKYIQDGLDYIMAHKEVRDVIVSGGDPLMLTDVMLEKVLKGLREIPHVEIIRVHTKMPCVLPQRITPQLVEMMKKYHPIYVNVHFNHPWECTPEAKQACDLLANAGFPLGNQMVLMKDVNDNPDVVKELNRKLLTMRVKPYYIYQADMVKSTNHFRTPIRVGLEIMDKLRGHTSGLAVPYFVIDAPGGGGKIPILPQYVLYHDDEKMVIRNYKYEVFEYAEAKDDQEPARADNDRRFLRKSPVIIRERKRRISQPKADPPKAGKPKARQKVKVELDKPVVEEPIGEKQ, encoded by the coding sequence ATGGAACTGTGGCAGCAGATGCTGAGGCAGAGTATAGACAGCGCTGATGACCTTGTCAAAAAATTCAACTTTGATCAAGAGACTGCCGAAAGGCTCAACAGCCTTTTCCACATCAGGATCAACCCGTACTATTTAAATCTCATTCGATATCCCGGCGACCCTATCTGGCTTCAATGCATGCCCGATGGGAAGGAGCTTGAAGACGACGGATTGCCGACGGATCCTCTGAATGAGGACCACGATAGCCCGGTTCCAAGCATTACCCATCGTTATCCCGACAGAGTTTTATTTCTTGTGACGAGCCAGTGCTCCATGTATTGCCGCTTCTGCACAAGAAAGAGGAAGGTCAGCGATTCGACGAAGATCAGCATGAAGTATATCCAGGACGGCCTGGACTACATCATGGCGCACAAAGAAGTTAGAGACGTCATTGTCTCCGGCGGCGACCCGCTCATGCTTACCGACGTGATGCTGGAGAAAGTGCTGAAAGGACTCCGAGAAATTCCGCATGTTGAGATAATTCGCGTTCATACCAAGATGCCGTGTGTTCTTCCGCAGAGGATTACGCCGCAGCTTGTCGAGATGATGAAGAAATATCATCCGATATATGTGAATGTCCATTTCAACCACCCGTGGGAGTGCACGCCCGAAGCGAAACAGGCATGCGATCTTCTTGCGAATGCGGGTTTTCCACTCGGCAATCAAATGGTGCTGATGAAGGACGTAAATGACAACCCCGATGTTGTGAAAGAGCTCAATCGCAAGCTCCTGACGATGCGTGTGAAGCCGTATTATATTTATCAAGCGGATATGGTGAAGAGCACGAATCATTTTCGTACACCGATACGTGTCGGCCTGGAAATCATGGACAAACTGCGCGGACACACTTCGGGACTCGCGGTTCCGTATTTCGTGATCGATGCTCCCGGCGGGGGCGGAAAAATTCCTATTCTGCCGCAGTATGTTCTGTACCATGATGATGAGAAGATGGTGATTCGCAATTATAAATACGAGGTCTTTGAGTACGCCGAGGCGAAAGACGATCAAGAGCCGGCTCGCGCCGACAACGATCGTCGGTTCTTGAGGAAATCGCCTGTCATCATCAGAGAAAGGAAGCGGCGAATTTCTCAGCCAAAAGCTGATCCGCCTAAGGCGGGGAAGCCAAAGGCCAGACAGAAAGTAAAAGTGGAATTGGATAAGCCGGTCGTCGAAGAGCCGATCGGGGAAAAGCAATAA